The segment ATAGTGGCTCAGATTTGGGAGAGTCAGTCCCATGAGTTCAGAGATAAGGGAGAGGTAGGTGAAACAGTTTCTTATCTatttccctctttctgtctcatcttTAGGGTTGAATGATGAGATTGCAGTTACAGTAACTTATCTGTTACAGTTATTGAAAATTGATTTCTGATGAATTTTAGATCCCAGTGTCCATTTTTCATATTCTTTCATGTCTTTGCCGACCTCTTTCTACACACTCCATctgttcttcttcctcacatttctctcttctgctctctAAAGATCAAAGTTAGGCCCAAGGCTAGTGGACAGCATGAAACAGCCTCCACTGTCCCATTATGCAGACTGCTAACAAGTATTTTGAACAGTCAACTTTTTAGAATTTTGTAATTTTGATTGTGAAGTCAGCTCAAAGTCACTGATGGTCCACCATGTAAGAAACAACTATCATGTCTTATTATCAAATTAATGACAATTCAGGTTGATTAGGTTATTATTGATTAGGTTCAGGTTGATACAGTTATTGCATGAAGCATATGCAACTGCCATGTAATCTTtaagaattttttttacatgtagtTTTTTACATGTAGttcagaacacaacagaaaaatcagTTTGCAAATactaaatgtactgtacttttacAGCCTTTAccgtctttctagtcttctgaccacttaAGGCGCTTTTGCACTTCACATCTTCAGAAAGGAACTAATCGCATCCACGCACATCGATGGCACAACCTTCGGGAACAATTTGTGGTTCAATAACTTGCcgaaggacactttgacatgcagaatTGAGGAGTGCGGCATGTGTAATGAGCCCATCTTATGGTGTTTCTACATTTCTTGGGgcagcaacaataataatgtatattcGAGTTGTATGCTGCGTTGTTTGGTTAGGATGCATGCTAAAGGAAATTAGCCAAAAATAAGAGGAGAAACCAATTATACCAATTATACCAAAATATTAATGAATAAGTTACTTTATGTGATGTGAAATCATACAAATCTGCAGTTCTGGGTTCAGCTCTGTGGTTTTACTGCCCATTACTTGACCCTTTTTATTCACTCTCACAGTATCTCTTACACAGGCAATGTTTTCAGCTGTTCAGTTTCCACTGAATTCTACCTCTTAAGcaaaaaacagcacacatgcaAAGTTAACAACTAGCCTGTGAAGAAAgtggagcagcagagacagatatttcccctcaggagttggtggaggccaaaaaaaaaaaaaactgtgttcgAGTGAaggctaatgttgctctgtgtcagTAGGAAGTCTAAATAAGTAACTCTTTGCTAACAAACTTAGTATTCAAACAGCAGTATTAGATGTGGAACTTATTTCTTCTACTTTTCTGTCCTTCCCAGCTGCATTTGCAGGCCTGCTGTACCTCCGTGAGCTTGACCTGTCCAACAACAGCCTCCATTACTTCCAGTATGGTGTACTGGAGGACCTCTACTTCCTACGGAAGCTCTCGCTGGAGAACAACCCTTGGATCTGTGACTACAACATCCACTACCTGATCTACTGGCTCAAGCACCACCCTGGCGTCTTCTACACTGGCCTGATCTGCTCTGCGCCACGGGAGTTCAGGGGCTGGCGCGTCGAGGATTACGTCAAGACCTACAACGGGGAATGTCCAAAGGATAGACAAACTGAAGAGGTGGATACGGGACAGGGTGGACAAAGGGGGACAGACAATGAGGCACAGGAGGTGATGGGGGAGACGGTTGAGAGTCGGGGTGGCCGTCTGCCTCAGcacctgaaagagaaaaaacccAACAGGTTTGAAATCATCAGGCTGAGTTAGAATGGTGGTGGATCAACGGACTGTGTGTGGTTTGGAGGTCTGTGTTGGACGTCTGTGGACAGGTTGATGGATGGATTAATAAAGGTAGTCGCAGTGATTTGAGGtttaaatcaaatgtgacatttaaatacaattCTGGGATAAAATCCATTATTTGTGTTTAAGATGTCCTTTTTGTAATCAGCATTTTCCATCTTGCATGGataacaacgacaacaacaacaaaactcatTCAGGAGATTAAGActtccttaaaaaaaagaagcaatgcCATTTTGCTAACTTTACCTTTAGACAAATGTTTAGGTGATGCCATTTGagcttttgttttatctttttgcaGAATATTCCCAATCCAGTCTGTATCGGATGTAATAACCAACCAAAAACGCCTCTTTGGGTTTCCCACACAATGAACTGAAGGTGTTCCCTTATTTCTTTTAGTTATTTTGATAATGAGATCAggatatactttttttttttttgctttaaaaaatacaaacaaacatttttgtatGAATTAATGTGTGACATTGTCAACCTGTtttctggaaaataaaactgggtttattttttctgaagagttgttttACTAAGTGATGGACAGACATGATGAAAGCTAAAAATGCAGGACAACTTGCTCACCTACAGCACCACCAGTTAAGACACCAAATGTGACGGGAAGCAGATGCATTGCATCATACACTGACTCACTGTTCTAATGAGGTCATTTGACTTTCCAGATACATTTTACTGGGAATCTGCCAAGCACATCATGACTGATAATTATCGCATAACGTGAAAAATTGTAAAAATGGTCTAATATCAGCACTTAACTGTGACGAAGATGGaaactttttttgcatttgcatttggcATCTGAATCAAAGCTCTCCTAAAACTTAAATTACAGCAGATGAAAGTTATTAAATGCACCCAAGAAATTgacttctttaaaaatatgttttattctttctgGAAGGCAGGAAACAGTCTTTAATGATTGTCAACTAGCGCCACCCAGTGTGCAGGAGACCAATACACAACAACTAACATCCTCCTTTTTGTCACTAAAATAAAGCAATGAAAGATTTTATAGTCACagattgattatttattatcaaaTGGAGTAGAGTTTTCATCCTGGTCATTGGACTGCTCTATATCTGGACAGTTCTCACAAGTGTTCCCCTCAAAACTGAATTAATAATCATTAAGGCAGAATAGCTGTGTCAGCGTCAGAAAGTAACAATCAGTGCAAATCCAGCTACATGACTTCCAGGTTGGTGTTTAAATAAGACCTGCCAACTTGGCATTCGACACAAAGACATATTAAATCCTGGATGTAGGCCTCCTCAGCTCAATTACTTCAGTTTGCCAAGATCACTTCCTGCCAACACAACAAAGTTTAGCTTTAAAAGGTgacttttttcctgtttacGGGGGAGCATGTAAACGCAGTTAACTGTTTCTTAATGCAAtcacagatgttttaaattacattagTACTCATTGTCTAAGGCACTGAGCAACCAACTTGTAGTCATAGGTTATGCATAACATCACAGTGCCCTCTAGTGTTCACAATGAAGTGGTCTATTGAAGGCTCTCGGCTTCTACGGAAACTttgtttcacacaaaaaaatcagactTTGTCCTTCTTCATGTCAGCTGATCAGAAATCGCAAGAATCCAACTATAATGTTTAATTCACAGTCTTCTGGCTTGTAGCAGGTTGTCCGGGATATTTCCATCCagagtgcagcagcagaggatcaCAGCTCGTCATAGAAGGCACCACAAGAGGTCACTTGGGTGGAATACTCAGAGTCTTCTTATCCACTACAAAAATCTTATTGGCTTTATTGGCAGGGTGAAGCATGAAGACAGCCAAATGCAACACAAGGAATGTTAAGGTGTAACTTTACCCAACATTGATCACAGTCGTCACTACTGTCTCTGACCTCCTCCCCTTACTAAACATGCCATGGTTTGACATTCTTGTTCTTGTAGCACCTCTCTAAGGTCAGATAAGTCACAGAAAAGATACACTGATTTGATTGTTCAATACTAAACTCCCTCAATGCAAAGAATCACAGTTGTTGAGGCCCTTCTAGTCATATTCCACATCCATATTTCAATCTTCTTCCATTCCTCTTAAATGTCCTTCACCCGCTTCCTTCTCCACTGTCAGTAATTTCCAACATTACACGCCTTCATCTTCCCTATCTTATCCACCAGTAAATCAGCAAcatgtcttcttctcctctggtGCTGTGTAGGCAGCTACATTGCCATTAACTGGCCGAGAGTTGGACCGGAGCAGAAGTCGAGGTGTGTTGTTactctcttcatcttccttcTGGACATGAAGGCCATTGCGAACCAGCAGCTCTCTGGCCATCATCATGAAGGCTTCTTCCACATTCTGACTCACCTACACGCGGGACAAAGACATAGAACTTTAGATAACAAGTTTAACCAACTTCAAAAAGTCTCATCTTTTATATGTAGACCCATCACCTTTGCAGATGTCTCTAGAGCAGCTAGTATGCCTGTCTCCTTTGTAAACATGCAGGCTTCTTCAAAAAGAACCTGGCGTTCCTGCTCCAGGTCACATTTGTTACCTAGATAACAGAGGATAAGAGTCAGGAGATGTAAGCACAATTTCAGAAGATGACCTTAAATACTCAGCAGGAGTTCTGTTAATAGTATTATCAATGCATCTAATTTACATGATAAGTGTATGCAGCACTGTAAGTACTACTGCAATGCAGGTTTTAAATAGCCATTTTGTTGTGTCACCTTCAGATTTAGATGCTCatgactgaaacatttcatttcaggtTAGATAGTTATTTGCCTAATCAAATGAATCAcatgaaatgtcacaaaaaatTAGAAAGTACCACAGCTAAGTGTTATTACCATaccattgatttaaaaaaaaggggcatATTTCCACTACACGCTAAAATATATTGCTGCAAGGAACATGTCACCTACTTTAATAATAAACGCATTTAAGGCCTCACCAAGGCACTTAATTTAAATTATCACCTTTAACAACCTTATGGGAACTCAATGTGCACCAGGAAGCGATCATCATCAAGTAATTCCTGACAATTAATACAAGCACATTGTACTTTGTATCCCTTTCCTTATCTGGTAGAGATTATCACTCAGAAATTTTAAAGTTTATGAACTCCAACCTAAAAAAAATACCACTTTAAACCTCTCTGACGCACTCCTGGACTATAAATAGCACTATGTTCTCAaatctttctgttatttttttcacCCTCTTCCACAAATCACTCAGTCACACCCACACTCACCTATGAGAACCAGCACTACATTGGTTGCTCCATAGAGCTCCACCTCCTTGATCCAATGGGCCACTGAGTCAAAAGTGGGGCGTCGCGTGATGTCGTAGGCGATGATGGCACCGTGGGCGCTGCGGTAGTAGCTTTGGGTGATCGTACGAAACCTCTCCTGACCTGCCGTGTCCCACACCTGcatctgttacacacacacacacacacacacacacacacacacacacacacacacacacgagaacaGGGAATCAGTTTTAAACAGCTATGTGGATAAAATATACATGACTAGTTGTGTGTCTGATAGgcacataaacaacacacacacacacacacgggaaaTTAATTCACGGGAAAGTATTTCAGACACCTTGGTGTCCCTCTGCAGATAGTCCCTGAGCATCTAACAGATCATGTTAACATGGTAACGGCTGTCATAGGAACCAGACTCACCAGCTCAACCTGCTTGTCTGTTTGTGATGATGATCTGACTCAGAAAGAAAGTGTACTCCGTACCAAGTGGCTCGATTACATCCAGCCTCGGGCTCTTTACTCTTTAGCTGAGGCTTGAGGTGAACACTCAAACAGGAGCTGTCACTGACTCGTGCACAATTCAATTTATTGTGTTACTTTTACAACCCAACGCTGACCTTACATTATGATTTACtgattcataaaaacagacagattaaaTGGGAAATGCTTTTACACTATCAAATGCTGTAAACACTGTCAGCGATACTCTGATATTGAAAGGACAAGGGAGAGGCACCAAACCTTAAATTCATGTTAACATAAATCAGCGAGGAGATGGTTCTCTTAACTATTAATAGATCAGGATTTATTCccagtaaaataaagtttagttGACTCACTTCCTGAGATGCCATGAATTCTTATCCTGCAGTTATCTAACTGGCCTGTCCACAGAACTATTTAGTTCATGTTAGGTGTGATCTAATGTGAGTTCAAACTTTTTAGACCATTCTGCGCATCTTTAAGATTATGAGTGTCAGATTTTTGATTATTAACTGTGTGTTAGCGTTTAACACACAGAGCTACTGTGGTACTTTTGATGCATGCAGAACCATCCAACTAAATCATTTAGTTCCTTATCGCTCAGTGACGAGAAGTCATTCCAGGTTTATTTTTGTCTGCGAAGCAAGAGTAGAGAAACCTGAAGGACAGGTCCTTCATGTGAGCAGCTCGTCTGACCTGTTTTGGACTCTAACTGACACTGTAACCAGAGGACACCTTTCATTGTGGTGCCATTTACTCCTAAACccctaaaaaaaatctattacaTGTAAGTTGGCCTTCAGAGTTtccaaattttatttatttatttttaatactttccAAAGGTATCAATAAGTCCTCCTGATACAACTCTAAATTACTGTGACCTAAACCCAGATAAGCAAcataaaatggatggatgaatgaaccAATTAAAAAGCTGTGCTTCGTAGCTAGTATTTACAGCTACACGTTCTAACGGTGCTGActgactcaaaaaaaaaaggaaacaaacgcacacaaaaAGGATTGAAAAGCCTCCTGTGTGTATAATCTGTTGTCAACAATCACACTTATAGTTAATAAACGTGTAATGTCTATAATATAATCATTTAAAACCTTTTAATACCTTCTAAGGCCTTTTAGGAAACTGAATTCAATGCCTTTTAAGGATTATAAAGGCCTGAAATAGCCTGATCAGTACTTTTTTATCCCTTTTTAATGCGGAACCTTGACTTTCATCTACAGTCACATACTGGGAGGCTCAGTTTTGACGGTAGTTTTCCAGTCTATGATTCTCAAACTCTTGTTAAAGCTGTTTTATGTTGGCTTCAGTGCACACAaatttactgtacattaaaaattcagttttgaaTCTACTCTAGAAAGGTCAGCATATGGGTGGTTTAATGTCGACcacactgcacacatacacactctcatACACACCACATACAGTGCTAACCTTGACTTTCTTCCCCTCGATATCCATGGTCCGTACACTGAAATCCACTCCGATGGTGttctgctgtttctctgagaAAATCCCAGACTTGAAATTCTGAACCACGCAGGTCTTCCCTACGTCTGAGTCTCCGATTAGGATGATCTTAAACAGGAAATCAAAATAGTCATCATGTTCAGGTCCTGTAGTTTGCATGGTGGAGGCACAGTAGAGAAATGACCTTCCTTATACTGTTGATCACTGTTTTGACTTAGAGGTCAAGAGATGCTGGGTTATCTGTGATAAAGGCCTGAGTCATAGGAAAGAAAATAGCTCCAAAAAATGTTAGAATGGTGTGATGTTTCactaaaaaactgaattattccACTGTTTCTCCTTCCTGTGAAAGCTACAGTCAGTCACCAGACTAGATTTCCAGCAGGTAGGTTAGTTACATTGCTCCACATGCAGCCTGCAAAACCAGTTTAGGttgaggaaatgtttgtttgtcaagaTGAAAAATGGTTCCATTCAGAGATTAGAAAATCAAGTAAATGAGCTTGTACTGTAAAGTACCAGGCACATAAACCCAGCCTGCTTTCAGttataaaaaactaaaagtctTTTCCTTATAATCCTTCATTCTTGCTCGTCTTGTGTCTCCAGCCACTTCAGCTTGTCTCTCCTCTCGTGCTCTTTTATCAGGA is part of the Larimichthys crocea isolate SSNF chromosome XX, L_crocea_2.0, whole genome shotgun sequence genome and harbors:
- the LOC104934074 gene encoding ras-related protein Rab-19 produces the protein MQTTGPEHDDYFDFLFKIILIGDSDVGKTCVVQNFKSGIFSEKQQNTIGVDFSVRTMDIEGKKVKMQVWDTAGQERFRTITQSYYRSAHGAIIAYDITRRPTFDSVAHWIKEVELYGATNVVLVLIGNKCDLEQERQVLFEEACMFTKETGILAALETSAKVSQNVEEAFMMMARELLVRNGLHVQKEDEESNNTPRLLLRSNSRPVNGNVAAYTAPEEKKTCC